The Thunnus albacares chromosome 13, fThuAlb1.1, whole genome shotgun sequence genome segment CATGCACTGGAGAAACAGGACAATCAATGATGATCAGAACAAAGGAGATAAAACACTTTGGATACCTTTTAAACTTAATAAAAATTCTGGACTTGGAAAACCTAATTTGATGGGAAAAAGACAATTAAATTTATATCAATTCATTAATTGAATCAATCAATTCAtcaatttaaaatcacacaaaGTGCTCTACCTTAAGTTCAACTCTGAGTGTAATTTATTAGCTACTGGGACTAAATTGTCTCAGCTTTTAGTTTCTAAAGGTACAGTATTATGTGGATTACAAGTACCACAAGTACTAACATTGCACTGAAGTTGTGATTGTAAGTTTCTTTCAGAATATTTGAAAATAGTTGTAGCTTcttttacaatataaatatttataatagtTTCCCATCATTCTCTGGTCACCACTGGATAGATGGACCACAGAGGTTCAAGAACTGAACCTGCAGCCTCTTTGATATGAGGCGGCAGTAACTTGGTGCTTCAGCAATACTATGAATGTAGTCTGTTTAAGTACCAGCACAGGACAAAGGTATAAACCAAACTATAGCACTACTTTATTGTAACTACAGATATATGTAGTGATTTTTTTCTACACTTCAAGTGAGAGAATATTCTGAATTTTTAATCCATATAAGAAAGTAATATTTGTTAGTGATTTGTATAGAGCAAACAATTTTCAACAAAAGTGAGTTTTGGAGGAATCTAAACAAGGAACCAAGCTCCTCAGCCTCACTCTTTTACAAAAGTTTGGAAAATActctgtatggtaaatatgaaaatttaatcattttattttttattttattattttaattagtttaaaagttaaatgaattgttttcatttttattttaaaatttaatttaacctTAACTTAATTATAGGAGAGGATGCCACGAAACGCATGGTGGTTAATGCCGCGCTGTCAGTTAGAGACACAGCGGGCAAATTTACAGACTACAAAGTTATACACAGGTATTATTGTGcatcagttaaacttttgaaaatgGGACTCACTGGTGATCATCACAGCTGGAAGACGAAAAATGAAGTAGgttgtttcatttaatgtttttttgggagtcttttttgtttttttgtttttggaaacgAGTAATTGGAGACTTGTTGTGTAAACCGCTGCCAGAATCCTCCCAGTTGTGTTTTTTAGGACACAGATCACTTGGACTGGCATTAACAGGCTCTATTGGTGCTTCAACTTTTGTTTTATACAACTGGAAGAGTCACACAAAGCAGGATTTTGCTGAATAGTTAAAATGAATGGTGGATATTGCCTCTTTTGAAGctctcatttttctcatttttttattttattgtatataaagaaagaaacatgatgGGAAATAAATAttcctatttttattttgagaatGTGACCCATcttttttatattcatgttgtgttgcattaTGTTCTTTGTGAACTGGAAAAACTTAAatcacaaaaagagaaaataatattcAGCACAGTATTTTCTCAGGTGTTGACCCTTTGATTTGTGGCTTTTGTACTTTCTCTATCAGACCCGGAACCAAAGATGAACTGGGCATCATTTTATGCTGTTATCAGTGGCGTGAACAGACACTCCACAGGCATCGGTCGCATCTGGCTCTCTGTCCTGTTCATTTTCCGCATCCTGGTTCTGGTAGTGGCAGCAGAGAGCGTGTGGGGCGATGAGAAGTCTGGCTTCACCTGCAACACCCAACAGCCCGGTTGCAACAGTGTCTGCTACGACCACTTCTTCCCCATCTCCCACATCCGCCTCTGGGCGCTCCAGCTCATCCTGGTCTCCACTCCTGCTCTGTTGGTTGCCATGCATGTAGCCCACCGTCGCCACGTTGACAAAAGGCTTTACAAACTGTCAGGCCGGACCAACCCCAAAGACCTGGAGCAGATAAAGACCCAGAAGATGAAAATCACGGGGGCTCTCTGGTGGACGTACGTCATCAGCCTGTTGTTCCGCATTGTCTTTGAGGTCACcttcatgtatgtgttttacATGATCTACCCTGGTTACAAGATGATCCGACTGGTCAAGTGTGACTCGTACCCCTGTCCCAACACAGTGGACTGCTTCGTGTCGAGACCCACAGAGAAGACCGTCTTCACCGTGTTTATGCTGGCTGTGTCGGGGGTTTGTATTCTGCTCAACATCGCAGAGGTGGTCTTCTTGGTTGGGAAGGCCTGCAGCAAGCATTTGCACAATGCTGGAGACTCGACTATGGGGGCTTGGATCCAACAAAAGCTTTGCTCGTACTAACAGATCGATAGGTTTCATACCTGCATAAAGGGACATACAAGTGACCTTAGATCCAGGTAACAGCTATTTCACTTGTGAGGAAGGTGCACATCATAGGTAGGTACTGTACATCATAGTATGATGATGGTGGCATTCAGTTGAACACAAACGTGCAATACACCAAGAGTTCTCACCAGACTTTAGGTGATACTTCAAAACATTCACACAAGAAATACAGTATCTATTAATAAGTTACCAAAAACCTGTATACAGAAACACTGACATGATATAATAACTTGATGTTTGGACCAAATAAATTTCAATTAAGTAACATTTATGGAGCAATATTCCAACTGACCACATTATAAGCTttaattttcatgtattttgatGAAGGTGCTGAAACGAAAATGTTGAATCAAGAAATGTGACTTCTTGTCACATGTTATTTGTCCAAGGTAAAAATCATCAGATTGTGTCAGAAAAGTGCTGAAACTACAATGTagtaatattttgatttataatattttattatttacatcacATATGATCACAAGCGTCAtgcttttgccttttttccaCCATGAATCGAATCTAATGGAGTGAAATGATTGATGTCTTTAACTGTTATTAGTGAGATGTAATACTAAACACACAGGTCATGGTGCAATGCATAAATATTAAATCATACAATGTTTTTTCATACAGATTGTGGTTTAACATTCCCTCTAGATATATACGAAGCATTAACCcaccacagaaaaaaacttgAATTTAAGTTTACTACTGAT includes the following:
- the gjb1a gene encoding connexin 27.5, which gives rise to MNWASFYAVISGVNRHSTGIGRIWLSVLFIFRILVLVVAAESVWGDEKSGFTCNTQQPGCNSVCYDHFFPISHIRLWALQLILVSTPALLVAMHVAHRRHVDKRLYKLSGRTNPKDLEQIKTQKMKITGALWWTYVISLLFRIVFEVTFMYVFYMIYPGYKMIRLVKCDSYPCPNTVDCFVSRPTEKTVFTVFMLAVSGVCILLNIAEVVFLVGKACSKHLHNAGDSTMGAWIQQKLCSY